One window from the genome of Glycine soja cultivar W05 chromosome 12, ASM419377v2, whole genome shotgun sequence encodes:
- the LOC114379404 gene encoding 5'-3' exoribonuclease 3-like isoform X3, protein MGVPSFYRWLVNKYPKVVQDVVDPTMQEDPNGVKFDNLYLDMNAIIHPCFHPDDHDKIPFPTTFEDVFRNVFDYIDRLVETVRPGKLLYMAIDGVAPRAKMNQQRSRRFRAAKDNEIQEAEEERLRKQFETEGKQVLPKQESDVSDSNIITPGTEFMHELSKALKSYISARITSNPLWKDIMVILSDANVPGEGEHKIMSYIRKQRSLEGYDPNTSHCLYGSDADLIMLAMATHEPHFSILREDILIQHQHPKIDAKPFKFLHIWLLREYLGTDMKIEDPPKNCSIEFERIIDDFIFICFFAGNDFLPHMPTLEIHEGAIDLLMNVYKKEFNKLGGYLVDMSRIGEEHAAFLKLSRVEKFILAVGAYEEKIFKKRSETRERYLRRLIRDNEDAKREEVNAACYSDLDDENTSDCTLLIKKAPDSKTLSVLVNNVSATHAEIEQNTKDLKNELKRCIREKCDLFKSGDFLIDKVQKYTEGLVWVLQYYFSSVASWTWFYPFHYGPFASDLKGMGQVRVKFEKGVPFLPLDQLLSVLPPASSHALPKAYSQLMLDEQSRIFDFYPQDFEVDTEGKRFMWQGICILSWIDDKRLVAETRELKNELSENEAIRNSVKADSLFVRSASKLAEKFGSLSLDTNLPCKLETRMSSDGIGGILSLCDEFVEKPCLDICDNKKKDSVLCVYYELPAGSNHIPGLLSDVKLPEKTIFESDIMETELWHECQKYYSRFERVQNQDNWRSENTSNTSRFASNAISQRTRIFSSNTPLFTFQGAGVGWGSGRGKRIDAMASESVPNNTKPQHFVDNFRQLRISESNNHFLRPGGGSSLFRPHNKGHTNQSRNAPYHQGSPSNNGYINQPRNAPYHQGSQYNNGYMNQSKTAPNHQGSQYVTVPNFGRGQGRGASSNSSLRPQWSGGKAYQVKDQDRW, encoded by the exons ATGGGTGTGCCATCGTTCTATAGATGGCTGGTTAACAAATATCCCAAGGTGGTGCAAGACGTGGTGGACCCCACCATGCAAGAAGACCCAAATGGAGTGAAGTTTGATAACTTGTATCTTGACATGAATGCCATCATCCACCCATGTTTTCACCCTGATGATCATGACAAA ATTCCATTTCCTACCACATTTGAAGATGTGTTCAGGAATGTGTTTGACTACATTGATCGGCTTGTTGAAACTGTTAGACCTGGGAAGCTCCTTTACATGGCTATTG ACGGGGTTGCACCACGTGCCAAAATGAATCAACAACGATCAAGGCGCTTTCGAGCTGCAAAGGACAATGAAATTCAA GAAGCTGAGGAAGAGAGGCTGAGGAAACAATTCGAAACGGAAGGGAAACAAGTTCTTCCTAAACAAGAATCTGATGTGTCAGATTCAAATATCATAACACCTGGCACTGAATTCATGCATGAACTCTCTAAGGCCCTTAAAAGCTATATCTCTGCAAGGATAACCTCTAACCCATTATGGAAGGATATTATG GTAATTCTCTCTGATGCTAATGTTCCCGGAGAAGGTGAACATAAGATTATGTCATACATAAGAAAACAGCGTAGTCTTGAGGGATATGATCCAAACACCAGTCACTGCTTATATGGCTCG GATGCTGATCTCATTATGCTGGCAATGGCAACTCATGAGCCCCATTTTTCAATATTAAGAGAG GATATCCTTATTCAGCATCAGCACCCAAAAATTGATGCTAAGCCTTTCAAG TTTTTGCACATTTGGTTATTGAGGGAGTATCTAGGGACAGACATGAAGATAGAAGATCCTCCTAAGAATTGCAGCATTGAGTTTGAGAGGATAATTGATGATTTCATCTTCATTTGCTTTTTCGCTGGAAATGATTTTCTGCCCCACATGCCAACTTTGGAAATTCACGAG GGGGCTATTGATTTGCTAATGAATGTTTACAAGAAAGAATTCAATAAACTTGGAGGATATCTTGTGGACATGAGCAGG ATTGGGGAGGAACATGCTGCTTTTTTGAAGTTATCTAGAGTTGAAAAATTTATACTTGCTGTTGGTGCATATGAAGAGAAAATCTTTAAGAAAAGATCTGAAACACGAGAAAGATATCTGCGAAGGCTTATTAGAGATAATGAGGATGCT AAGCGGGAAGAAGTGAATGCAGCATGTTACTCCGATCTTGATGATGAAAATACTTCTGATTGTACTCTTCTGATTAAGAAGGCACCAGATTCAAAAACTTTGTCTGTTTTGGTCAACAATGTTTCAGCTACACATGCTGAA ATTGAGCAGAACACAAaggatttaaaaaatgaattgaagagATGTATTAGAGAGAAATGTGACTTGTTTAAGAGCGGGGATTTCCTAATAGACAAG GTCCAGAAGTACACGGAAGGTTTGGTGTGGGTTCTCCAATACTATTTTTCATCAGTTGCTTCGTGGACATG GTTTTATCCATTTCACTATGGTCCATTTGCTTCGGACTTAAAGGGCATGGGTCAGGTGAgagtaaaatttgaaaaaggtgTCCCATTTTTACCACTTGATCAACTTTTAAGTGTTCTCCCCCCGGCAAG TTCTCATGCACTTCCAAAAGCCTATTCGCAATTGATGCTAGATGAGCAGTCTAGAATATTTGACTTTTATCCTCAAG atttTGAAGTTGACACGGAAGGAAAGCGCTTCATGTGGCAG GGAATCTGCATACTTTCATGGATTGATGATAAACGGCTTGTGGCTGAAACCAGAGAACTCAAAAATGAATTATCT GAAAATGAGGCCATAAGAAATTCAGTCAAAGCTGatagcttgtttgttagaagcGCTAGCAAATTAGCAGAGAAATTTGGCTCTCTTTCTCTAGACACAAACCTGCCTTGCAAATTAGAAACAAGAATGAG CAGTGACGGCATTGGGGGTATCCTAAGTCTTTGTGACGAGTTCGTTGAGAAGCCTTGCTTGGACATTTgtgacaacaaaaaaaaagatagtgTCTT ATGTGTCTATTACGAGCTTCCTGCTGGTAGTAATCATATTCCTGGTTTACTATCGGATGTGAAGCTTCCAGAGAAG ACAATCTTTGAAAGTGACATTATGGAAACAGAACTCTGGCATGAATGTCAGAAATATTATAGTCGTTTTGAGAG GGTGCAAAATCAAGACAATTGGAGGAGTGAAAACACAAGCAATACTTCAAGGTTTGCCTCAAATGCAATTAGCCAACGTACAAGAATCTTTTCATCAAACACACCTTTATTCACTTTCCAAGGTGCTGGTGTCGGATGGGGTTCGGGTAGAGGGAAAAGAATTGATGCAATGGCAAGTGAGAGTGTGCCAAACAACACAAAACCACAGCACTTTGTGGACAACTTTAGACAACTCAGAATATCAGAgtctaataatcattttctgAGGCCTGGTGGTGGCAGTTCTCTGTTTCGACCACATAACAAGGGTCACACGAATCAGTCAAGAAATGCTCCTTATCATCAAGGCTCACCATCTAATAATGGTTACATTAATCAGCCAAGAAATGCTCCTTATCATCAAGGCTCACAGTATAATAATGGTTACATGAATCAGTCCAAAACTGCTCCTAATCATCAAGGGTCACAATATGTGACTGTGCCTAATTTTGGTCGAGGACAAGGTAGGGGTGCATCTAGTAACAGTTCATTGCGGCCTCAATGGAGTGGTGGAAAAGCTTATCAAGTGAAAGATCAAGATCGTTGGTAA
- the LOC114379404 gene encoding 5'-3' exoribonuclease 3-like isoform X1, which yields MGVPSFYRWLVNKYPKVVQDVVDPTMQEDPNGVKFDNLYLDMNAIIHPCFHPDDHDKIPFPTTFEDVFRNVFDYIDRLVETVRPGKLLYMAIDGVAPRAKMNQQRSRRFRAAKDNEIQEAEEERLRKQFETEGKQVLPKQESDVSDSNIITPGTEFMHELSKALKSYISARITSNPLWKDIMVILSDANVPGEGEHKIMSYIRKQRSLEGYDPNTSHCLYGSDADLIMLAMATHEPHFSILREDILIQHQHPKIDAKPFKFLHIWLLREYLGTDMKIEDPPKNCSIEFERIIDDFIFICFFAGNDFLPHMPTLEIHEGAIDLLMNVYKKEFNKLGGYLVDMSRIGEEHAAFLKLSRVEKFILAVGAYEEKIFKKRSETRERYLRRLIRDNEDAKREEVNAACYSDLDDENTSDCTLLIKKAPDSKTLSVLVNNVSATHAEIEQNTKDLKNELKRCIREKCDLFKSGDFLIDKIKLGTPGFKERYFKAKFSVEGPTDIECKRKEIVQKYTEGLVWVLQYYFSSVASWTWFYPFHYGPFASDLKGMGQVRVKFEKGVPFLPLDQLLSVLPPASSHALPKAYSQLMLDEQSRIFDFYPQDFEVDTEGKRFMWQGICILSWIDDKRLVAETRELKNELSENEAIRNSVKADSLFVRSASKLAEKFGSLSLDTNLPCKLETRMSSDGIGGILSLCDEFVEKPCLDICDNKKKDSVLCVYYELPAGSNHIPGLLSDVKLPEKTIFESDIMETELWHECQKYYSRFERVQNQDNWRSENTSNTSRFASNAISQRTRIFSSNTPLFTFQGAGVGWGSGRGKRIDAMASESVPNNTKPQHFVDNFRQLRISESNNHFLRPGGGSSLFRPHNKGHTNQSRNAPYHQGSPSNNGYINQPRNAPYHQGSQYNNGYMNQSKTAPNHQGSQYVTVPNFGRGQGRGASSNSSLRPQWSGGKAYQVKDQDRW from the exons ATGGGTGTGCCATCGTTCTATAGATGGCTGGTTAACAAATATCCCAAGGTGGTGCAAGACGTGGTGGACCCCACCATGCAAGAAGACCCAAATGGAGTGAAGTTTGATAACTTGTATCTTGACATGAATGCCATCATCCACCCATGTTTTCACCCTGATGATCATGACAAA ATTCCATTTCCTACCACATTTGAAGATGTGTTCAGGAATGTGTTTGACTACATTGATCGGCTTGTTGAAACTGTTAGACCTGGGAAGCTCCTTTACATGGCTATTG ACGGGGTTGCACCACGTGCCAAAATGAATCAACAACGATCAAGGCGCTTTCGAGCTGCAAAGGACAATGAAATTCAA GAAGCTGAGGAAGAGAGGCTGAGGAAACAATTCGAAACGGAAGGGAAACAAGTTCTTCCTAAACAAGAATCTGATGTGTCAGATTCAAATATCATAACACCTGGCACTGAATTCATGCATGAACTCTCTAAGGCCCTTAAAAGCTATATCTCTGCAAGGATAACCTCTAACCCATTATGGAAGGATATTATG GTAATTCTCTCTGATGCTAATGTTCCCGGAGAAGGTGAACATAAGATTATGTCATACATAAGAAAACAGCGTAGTCTTGAGGGATATGATCCAAACACCAGTCACTGCTTATATGGCTCG GATGCTGATCTCATTATGCTGGCAATGGCAACTCATGAGCCCCATTTTTCAATATTAAGAGAG GATATCCTTATTCAGCATCAGCACCCAAAAATTGATGCTAAGCCTTTCAAG TTTTTGCACATTTGGTTATTGAGGGAGTATCTAGGGACAGACATGAAGATAGAAGATCCTCCTAAGAATTGCAGCATTGAGTTTGAGAGGATAATTGATGATTTCATCTTCATTTGCTTTTTCGCTGGAAATGATTTTCTGCCCCACATGCCAACTTTGGAAATTCACGAG GGGGCTATTGATTTGCTAATGAATGTTTACAAGAAAGAATTCAATAAACTTGGAGGATATCTTGTGGACATGAGCAGG ATTGGGGAGGAACATGCTGCTTTTTTGAAGTTATCTAGAGTTGAAAAATTTATACTTGCTGTTGGTGCATATGAAGAGAAAATCTTTAAGAAAAGATCTGAAACACGAGAAAGATATCTGCGAAGGCTTATTAGAGATAATGAGGATGCT AAGCGGGAAGAAGTGAATGCAGCATGTTACTCCGATCTTGATGATGAAAATACTTCTGATTGTACTCTTCTGATTAAGAAGGCACCAGATTCAAAAACTTTGTCTGTTTTGGTCAACAATGTTTCAGCTACACATGCTGAA ATTGAGCAGAACACAAaggatttaaaaaatgaattgaagagATGTATTAGAGAGAAATGTGACTTGTTTAAGAGCGGGGATTTCCTAATAGACAAG ATAAAATTGGGAACACCTGGTTTCaaagaaagatattttaaagCAAAGTTTTCTGTAGAGGGACCTACTGACATTGAgtgcaaaagaaaagaaata GTCCAGAAGTACACGGAAGGTTTGGTGTGGGTTCTCCAATACTATTTTTCATCAGTTGCTTCGTGGACATG GTTTTATCCATTTCACTATGGTCCATTTGCTTCGGACTTAAAGGGCATGGGTCAGGTGAgagtaaaatttgaaaaaggtgTCCCATTTTTACCACTTGATCAACTTTTAAGTGTTCTCCCCCCGGCAAG TTCTCATGCACTTCCAAAAGCCTATTCGCAATTGATGCTAGATGAGCAGTCTAGAATATTTGACTTTTATCCTCAAG atttTGAAGTTGACACGGAAGGAAAGCGCTTCATGTGGCAG GGAATCTGCATACTTTCATGGATTGATGATAAACGGCTTGTGGCTGAAACCAGAGAACTCAAAAATGAATTATCT GAAAATGAGGCCATAAGAAATTCAGTCAAAGCTGatagcttgtttgttagaagcGCTAGCAAATTAGCAGAGAAATTTGGCTCTCTTTCTCTAGACACAAACCTGCCTTGCAAATTAGAAACAAGAATGAG CAGTGACGGCATTGGGGGTATCCTAAGTCTTTGTGACGAGTTCGTTGAGAAGCCTTGCTTGGACATTTgtgacaacaaaaaaaaagatagtgTCTT ATGTGTCTATTACGAGCTTCCTGCTGGTAGTAATCATATTCCTGGTTTACTATCGGATGTGAAGCTTCCAGAGAAG ACAATCTTTGAAAGTGACATTATGGAAACAGAACTCTGGCATGAATGTCAGAAATATTATAGTCGTTTTGAGAG GGTGCAAAATCAAGACAATTGGAGGAGTGAAAACACAAGCAATACTTCAAGGTTTGCCTCAAATGCAATTAGCCAACGTACAAGAATCTTTTCATCAAACACACCTTTATTCACTTTCCAAGGTGCTGGTGTCGGATGGGGTTCGGGTAGAGGGAAAAGAATTGATGCAATGGCAAGTGAGAGTGTGCCAAACAACACAAAACCACAGCACTTTGTGGACAACTTTAGACAACTCAGAATATCAGAgtctaataatcattttctgAGGCCTGGTGGTGGCAGTTCTCTGTTTCGACCACATAACAAGGGTCACACGAATCAGTCAAGAAATGCTCCTTATCATCAAGGCTCACCATCTAATAATGGTTACATTAATCAGCCAAGAAATGCTCCTTATCATCAAGGCTCACAGTATAATAATGGTTACATGAATCAGTCCAAAACTGCTCCTAATCATCAAGGGTCACAATATGTGACTGTGCCTAATTTTGGTCGAGGACAAGGTAGGGGTGCATCTAGTAACAGTTCATTGCGGCCTCAATGGAGTGGTGGAAAAGCTTATCAAGTGAAAGATCAAGATCGTTGGTAA
- the LOC114379404 gene encoding 5'-3' exoribonuclease 3-like isoform X2 — translation MGVPSFYRWLVNKYPKVVQDVVDPTMQEDPNGVKFDNLYLDMNAIIHPCFHPDDHDKIPFPTTFEDVFRNVFDYIDRLVETVRPGKLLYMAIDGVAPRAKMNQQRSRRFRAAKDNEIQEAEEERLRKQFETEGKQVLPKQESDVSDSNIITPGTEFMHELSKALKSYISARITSNPLWKDIMVILSDANVPGEGEHKIMSYIRKQRSLEGYDPNTSHCLYGSDADLIMLAMATHEPHFSILREDILIQHQHPKIDAKPFKFLHIWLLREYLGTDMKIEDPPKNCSIEFERIIDDFIFICFFAGNDFLPHMPTLEIHEGAIDLLMNVYKKEFNKLGGYLVDMSRIGEEHAAFLKLSRVEKFILAVGAYEEKIFKKRSETRERYLRRLIRDNEDAKREEVNAACYSDLDDENTSDCTLLIKKAPDSKTLSVLVNNVSATHAEIEQNTKDLKNELKRCIREKCDLFKSGDFLIDKIKLGTPGFKERYFKAKFSVEGPTDIECKRKEIVQKYTEGLVWVLQYYFSSVASWTWFYPFHYGPFASDLKGMGQVRVKFEKGVPFLPLDQLLSVLPPASSHALPKAYSQLMLDEQSRIFDFYPQDFEVDTEGKRFMWQGICILSWIDDKRLVAETRELKNELSENEAIRNSVKADSLFVRSASKLAEKFGSLSLDTNLPCKLETRMSDGIGGILSLCDEFVEKPCLDICDNKKKDSVLCVYYELPAGSNHIPGLLSDVKLPEKTIFESDIMETELWHECQKYYSRFERVQNQDNWRSENTSNTSRFASNAISQRTRIFSSNTPLFTFQGAGVGWGSGRGKRIDAMASESVPNNTKPQHFVDNFRQLRISESNNHFLRPGGGSSLFRPHNKGHTNQSRNAPYHQGSPSNNGYINQPRNAPYHQGSQYNNGYMNQSKTAPNHQGSQYVTVPNFGRGQGRGASSNSSLRPQWSGGKAYQVKDQDRW, via the exons ATGGGTGTGCCATCGTTCTATAGATGGCTGGTTAACAAATATCCCAAGGTGGTGCAAGACGTGGTGGACCCCACCATGCAAGAAGACCCAAATGGAGTGAAGTTTGATAACTTGTATCTTGACATGAATGCCATCATCCACCCATGTTTTCACCCTGATGATCATGACAAA ATTCCATTTCCTACCACATTTGAAGATGTGTTCAGGAATGTGTTTGACTACATTGATCGGCTTGTTGAAACTGTTAGACCTGGGAAGCTCCTTTACATGGCTATTG ACGGGGTTGCACCACGTGCCAAAATGAATCAACAACGATCAAGGCGCTTTCGAGCTGCAAAGGACAATGAAATTCAA GAAGCTGAGGAAGAGAGGCTGAGGAAACAATTCGAAACGGAAGGGAAACAAGTTCTTCCTAAACAAGAATCTGATGTGTCAGATTCAAATATCATAACACCTGGCACTGAATTCATGCATGAACTCTCTAAGGCCCTTAAAAGCTATATCTCTGCAAGGATAACCTCTAACCCATTATGGAAGGATATTATG GTAATTCTCTCTGATGCTAATGTTCCCGGAGAAGGTGAACATAAGATTATGTCATACATAAGAAAACAGCGTAGTCTTGAGGGATATGATCCAAACACCAGTCACTGCTTATATGGCTCG GATGCTGATCTCATTATGCTGGCAATGGCAACTCATGAGCCCCATTTTTCAATATTAAGAGAG GATATCCTTATTCAGCATCAGCACCCAAAAATTGATGCTAAGCCTTTCAAG TTTTTGCACATTTGGTTATTGAGGGAGTATCTAGGGACAGACATGAAGATAGAAGATCCTCCTAAGAATTGCAGCATTGAGTTTGAGAGGATAATTGATGATTTCATCTTCATTTGCTTTTTCGCTGGAAATGATTTTCTGCCCCACATGCCAACTTTGGAAATTCACGAG GGGGCTATTGATTTGCTAATGAATGTTTACAAGAAAGAATTCAATAAACTTGGAGGATATCTTGTGGACATGAGCAGG ATTGGGGAGGAACATGCTGCTTTTTTGAAGTTATCTAGAGTTGAAAAATTTATACTTGCTGTTGGTGCATATGAAGAGAAAATCTTTAAGAAAAGATCTGAAACACGAGAAAGATATCTGCGAAGGCTTATTAGAGATAATGAGGATGCT AAGCGGGAAGAAGTGAATGCAGCATGTTACTCCGATCTTGATGATGAAAATACTTCTGATTGTACTCTTCTGATTAAGAAGGCACCAGATTCAAAAACTTTGTCTGTTTTGGTCAACAATGTTTCAGCTACACATGCTGAA ATTGAGCAGAACACAAaggatttaaaaaatgaattgaagagATGTATTAGAGAGAAATGTGACTTGTTTAAGAGCGGGGATTTCCTAATAGACAAG ATAAAATTGGGAACACCTGGTTTCaaagaaagatattttaaagCAAAGTTTTCTGTAGAGGGACCTACTGACATTGAgtgcaaaagaaaagaaata GTCCAGAAGTACACGGAAGGTTTGGTGTGGGTTCTCCAATACTATTTTTCATCAGTTGCTTCGTGGACATG GTTTTATCCATTTCACTATGGTCCATTTGCTTCGGACTTAAAGGGCATGGGTCAGGTGAgagtaaaatttgaaaaaggtgTCCCATTTTTACCACTTGATCAACTTTTAAGTGTTCTCCCCCCGGCAAG TTCTCATGCACTTCCAAAAGCCTATTCGCAATTGATGCTAGATGAGCAGTCTAGAATATTTGACTTTTATCCTCAAG atttTGAAGTTGACACGGAAGGAAAGCGCTTCATGTGGCAG GGAATCTGCATACTTTCATGGATTGATGATAAACGGCTTGTGGCTGAAACCAGAGAACTCAAAAATGAATTATCT GAAAATGAGGCCATAAGAAATTCAGTCAAAGCTGatagcttgtttgttagaagcGCTAGCAAATTAGCAGAGAAATTTGGCTCTCTTTCTCTAGACACAAACCTGCCTTGCAAATTAGAAACAAGAATGAG TGACGGCATTGGGGGTATCCTAAGTCTTTGTGACGAGTTCGTTGAGAAGCCTTGCTTGGACATTTgtgacaacaaaaaaaaagatagtgTCTT ATGTGTCTATTACGAGCTTCCTGCTGGTAGTAATCATATTCCTGGTTTACTATCGGATGTGAAGCTTCCAGAGAAG ACAATCTTTGAAAGTGACATTATGGAAACAGAACTCTGGCATGAATGTCAGAAATATTATAGTCGTTTTGAGAG GGTGCAAAATCAAGACAATTGGAGGAGTGAAAACACAAGCAATACTTCAAGGTTTGCCTCAAATGCAATTAGCCAACGTACAAGAATCTTTTCATCAAACACACCTTTATTCACTTTCCAAGGTGCTGGTGTCGGATGGGGTTCGGGTAGAGGGAAAAGAATTGATGCAATGGCAAGTGAGAGTGTGCCAAACAACACAAAACCACAGCACTTTGTGGACAACTTTAGACAACTCAGAATATCAGAgtctaataatcattttctgAGGCCTGGTGGTGGCAGTTCTCTGTTTCGACCACATAACAAGGGTCACACGAATCAGTCAAGAAATGCTCCTTATCATCAAGGCTCACCATCTAATAATGGTTACATTAATCAGCCAAGAAATGCTCCTTATCATCAAGGCTCACAGTATAATAATGGTTACATGAATCAGTCCAAAACTGCTCCTAATCATCAAGGGTCACAATATGTGACTGTGCCTAATTTTGGTCGAGGACAAGGTAGGGGTGCATCTAGTAACAGTTCATTGCGGCCTCAATGGAGTGGTGGAAAAGCTTATCAAGTGAAAGATCAAGATCGTTGGTAA